Proteins found in one Candidatus Omnitrophota bacterium genomic segment:
- a CDS encoding NAD-dependent epimerase/dehydratase family protein yields the protein MRFFVTGAAGFIGSNLVDRLLENGHEVIGYDNFSTGFKEFLINANKSPRFTLVEGDTLEPVKVIKAAKECDFVFHLAANADVRFGLKHPEKDLQQNIIATFNVLEAMRSNGIKKIVFPSTGSIYGEAKIIPTPESEPFPAQTSLYGATKLAGEGLIEAYCEGFGFQAWIFRFVSILGERYTHGHVLDFYKKLLENPAELTVLGNGGQKKSYLYVQDCLDAILFAINTFKGNVNILNLGTNEYCQVNDSIGWITAHLGLHPKLRYTGGDRGWVGDNPFIFLDTAKINNAGWKPKLTIKEAIIRTLEYLKSNKWILEKRG from the coding sequence ATGCGTTTTTTTGTTACTGGAGCGGCGGGATTTATAGGAAGTAATTTAGTGGATCGTTTATTAGAAAACGGTCACGAGGTTATTGGATATGATAATTTTTCTACCGGTTTTAAAGAATTTTTAATTAACGCCAATAAATCTCCAAGATTTACACTGGTAGAAGGAGATACGCTTGAACCAGTAAAAGTCATAAAAGCCGCTAAGGAATGTGATTTCGTATTCCACTTGGCTGCCAATGCCGATGTGCGTTTTGGCCTCAAGCATCCGGAAAAAGACCTTCAACAAAATATTATCGCTACTTTTAATGTGCTTGAGGCAATGCGCTCAAATGGCATTAAAAAGATCGTTTTTCCTTCAACAGGATCGATTTATGGAGAAGCTAAAATCATCCCGACCCCTGAAAGTGAGCCGTTTCCGGCGCAGACATCTCTATATGGCGCAACCAAATTAGCCGGTGAAGGATTAATAGAGGCCTATTGTGAAGGTTTTGGCTTCCAGGCCTGGATATTCAGGTTTGTTTCTATCCTGGGAGAGCGTTATACTCATGGTCATGTCCTTGACTTTTATAAGAAGCTTTTAGAGAATCCTGCTGAACTAACTGTTCTCGGTAACGGCGGCCAGAAAAAGTCCTATCTTTATGTGCAGGATTGTTTGGATGCCATACTTTTTGCTATTAATACATTCAAAGGTAATGTGAACATCCTTAATCTAGGGACGAATGAATATTGCCAGGTTAATGATTCTATCGGTTGGATTACCGCTCATCTTGGATTACACCCTAAACTTAGATATACGGGAGGCGATAGGGGATGGGTTGGTGATAATCCTTTCATATTCCTCGATACGGCAAAAATTAATAATGCCGGCTGGAAACCAAAGCTTACTATTAAAGAAGCTATCATCAGGACCTTAGAATATCTTAAGAGTAATAAATGGATATTGGAGAAAAGAGGATGA
- a CDS encoding glycosyltransferase: MSSYTDEKPGSGITKDERVDVIITTYNGEKHILQLLDSLAKQSFQNFNYIIIDDHSIDRTVRVIRDRFPGVKVIEQSRNRGPAYNRNIAARMGNSAYLVFLDDDVILKDQDWIKKGIAYLQGDPKIGQIATMVVSGFDSDIILDCGIKGEGPTFAGAFYKKHQDLVLNNHKISGKVLGACSAGTVIRRNIFELIGGFDAKYYYISEDLDLSIRVHLTGYDVVYLPDMITYHLESQAMSKRAREKRYLYFRNNFFVLLEHYPLSHILNKIFRWQNFYFFRSEFWLRAKKFFQKRPIVFDERVRKEVNSKSWKIFVFFRMSASIFFNFPRIMFKRWRVDCFRKRPRRYLLELNKEMEDRLALSLPVKSLVFQITNKCNATCKMCFLRQELNKPAKFLTLEEIRLFTVSLSDVNNVVLGGGEPFLREDIDKICRCFIDNRSDVCITIPTNGYDPRRIYEKVKGILAYGSRDLIISLSLDGMEEYHDQNRGVEGLFKKVHQSYEELEKLCFFYPEVLQIQVNTCVTKKNIDQLGKLAAFIHDFMPKAKWFLEPVRGSSDPNENEALSFDEWRLLKESLGKLLIQHPPSRRNILSTLFEYSLKALQNQSQPVPCRAGNEFIAIDYCGNISSCEILPYSGINIRQLDYNINHLLAYEEWKRILRSIKRGECYCTHFCWLSYSLMVTGRL; this comes from the coding sequence GTGAGTTCCTACACTGATGAGAAGCCGGGCAGCGGAATTACTAAAGACGAGCGCGTAGATGTTATTATTACGACCTATAACGGCGAGAAGCATATCTTGCAACTTTTAGATTCGCTCGCAAAACAATCTTTTCAGAATTTCAATTACATTATAATTGACGACCATTCTATCGACCGGACAGTCAGGGTTATCCGTGATAGATTCCCGGGGGTTAAAGTTATAGAGCAGTCTCGCAATCGCGGACCGGCGTATAACAGGAATATTGCGGCGCGTATGGGTAACAGTGCATATCTTGTCTTTTTAGATGACGATGTTATTCTTAAGGATCAGGATTGGATTAAAAAGGGTATTGCTTATCTGCAGGGTGATCCTAAAATCGGGCAAATTGCGACTATGGTTGTGAGTGGTTTCGACTCGGATATTATACTGGATTGCGGAATTAAAGGGGAAGGCCCTACATTCGCAGGAGCGTTCTATAAAAAGCATCAAGATCTTGTCTTGAATAATCATAAAATTTCCGGTAAAGTTTTGGGCGCTTGTTCTGCGGGCACTGTTATCCGGAGGAATATCTTTGAGTTGATCGGTGGCTTTGATGCAAAATATTATTACATTAGTGAGGACTTAGATTTAAGTATTCGGGTGCATTTAACCGGTTATGATGTAGTTTATTTACCTGATATGATTACGTATCACTTGGAGAGCCAGGCGATGAGTAAGAGGGCCCGGGAGAAGCGGTACTTATACTTTCGTAATAATTTTTTTGTCTTATTAGAGCATTATCCCCTGAGCCATATTTTAAACAAAATTTTCCGATGGCAGAATTTCTATTTCTTTAGATCAGAGTTCTGGTTGAGGGCGAAGAAATTCTTTCAGAAACGTCCGATAGTTTTTGATGAAAGAGTCCGGAAAGAGGTAAACTCTAAGAGTTGGAAGATTTTCGTATTTTTTAGAATGTCGGCTTCCATATTCTTTAACTTCCCGAGGATTATGTTTAAGCGATGGAGGGTAGATTGTTTTAGGAAAAGGCCACGTCGATACCTACTCGAGCTCAATAAAGAAATGGAAGATAGATTAGCACTTTCTTTACCGGTGAAAAGTTTAGTTTTTCAGATTACCAATAAATGCAATGCTACCTGCAAGATGTGTTTTCTACGGCAAGAACTTAACAAACCCGCAAAATTTCTCACTTTAGAAGAGATTCGTCTATTTACGGTATCATTAAGTGATGTAAATAATGTTGTTTTAGGAGGCGGTGAACCTTTTCTCAGGGAGGATATAGATAAAATCTGCCGGTGTTTTATCGATAATAGGTCAGATGTCTGTATTACGATCCCCACAAACGGATATGACCCCAGACGTATCTATGAAAAAGTTAAAGGTATTCTTGCTTACGGCAGCCGGGATTTAATAATTAGCCTTTCTTTAGACGGGATGGAAGAATATCATGATCAGAATCGGGGGGTCGAGGGGTTGTTTAAAAAAGTACACCAAAGTTATGAAGAACTTGAGAAACTTTGTTTTTTTTATCCCGAAGTACTTCAGATACAGGTAAATACCTGTGTGACTAAAAAAAATATAGACCAGCTCGGAAAACTTGCAGCATTCATTCATGACTTTATGCCAAAGGCTAAATGGTTCCTTGAACCTGTTCGGGGTTCTTCTGATCCAAATGAAAACGAGGCTCTTTCTTTCGACGAATGGCGATTATTAAAGGAAAGCCTCGGTAAATTATTAATTCAGCATCCGCCTTCAAGAAGAAATATATTGAGCACACTATTTGAATACAGTCTTAAAGCGCTTCAAAACCAAAGCCAGCCGGTTCCTTGTCGCGCAGGCAATGAATTTATAGCAATTGATTATTGCGGCAACATTTCTTCCTGTGAGATTCTTCCGTATTCGGGAATCAATATACGTCAACTGGATTATAATATTAATCATCTTTTAGCTTATGAGGAATGGAAGAGGATTCTACGTAGTATCAAGCGCGGGGAGTGTTATTGTACGCATTTTTGCTGGTTGAGTTATAGTTTGATGGTTACAGGGCGTTTATGA
- a CDS encoding class I SAM-dependent methyltransferase — protein MASRVLNNIDIGMMKEMVEKILPGAVYEGSFKIDGRSYPFFSFCQPDSGNGWSDQLTRQLKDFTKEHPIDCYNRKLAIDGIKDKLANENCCYLDVGCSSGHMLEIILKDFPNVHAVGTDYFSEGLMYCHQRLPDIPLFQMDLVDCKFSDNLFDAVTCLNVLEHIKDDEAALKQLFRIVKPGGKLVVTVPMGRSLYDIYDQVHYHIRRYEANELIDKVQSAGFSILKHNHFGTFVYPGFYLVKRINSWKFPRSIDYENKQVVFKQIRATSRFILMEKLFGIEHFLGKIIKYPFGIRGYVVAQKMGYRK, from the coding sequence TTGGCTTCGAGGGTATTAAATAATATCGATATCGGAATGATGAAAGAAATGGTCGAAAAAATCCTGCCCGGAGCAGTCTATGAAGGAAGTTTTAAAATTGACGGAAGGAGCTATCCGTTTTTCAGTTTTTGTCAGCCCGATTCCGGAAATGGCTGGTCAGATCAGTTGACCCGGCAATTAAAGGATTTTACGAAGGAGCATCCCATTGATTGCTATAACCGCAAGCTTGCCATAGACGGAATTAAAGACAAACTGGCTAATGAAAATTGCTGTTATCTGGATGTCGGTTGTTCTTCCGGCCATATGCTGGAAATTATACTAAAAGACTTTCCAAATGTACATGCTGTAGGCACGGATTATTTTTCTGAAGGCCTGATGTATTGTCACCAGCGCCTGCCGGATATTCCGCTGTTCCAGATGGATTTGGTAGATTGCAAGTTTTCGGATAATTTGTTTGATGCGGTAACTTGCCTTAATGTATTAGAACACATTAAGGATGACGAGGCAGCTTTAAAACAATTGTTCAGGATTGTAAAGCCCGGAGGAAAATTAGTAGTGACTGTTCCGATGGGGCGCAGTCTCTATGATATATACGATCAGGTGCATTACCATATACGCAGGTATGAAGCTAACGAACTTATAGATAAAGTTCAATCTGCCGGTTTTAGTATTCTAAAACATAACCATTTCGGAACATTTGTTTATCCGGGATTTTATCTAGTAAAGCGAATCAATAGTTGGAAATTCCCCCGGTCTATTGATTATGAAAATAAACAGGTTGTTTTCAAACAGATTCGCGCAACTTCGCGGTTTATATTAATGGAAAAATTGTTTGGCATCGAGCATTTTTTAGGAAAAATAATAAAATACCCTTTTGGTATTAGAGGTTACGTAGTCGCTCAAAAGATGGGTTATAGAAAGTGA
- a CDS encoding radical SAM protein, with the protein MSKIRLATGIYPKVILYKLFKKSVPILVTFGITNRCNLRCEYCFVNLDNRSQKDMPTDKLLSYIDQFIALGTQQIDLQGGEPTLHPDLDVIVSRIVGRGCQCSMATNGFQAKKHLETLKKCYSVCVSLDGLPETTNMHRGQGAYEIAREALEVMSIRRVNVRLHGVLTYRTTIKDINHLVDLAKKYRTNVNFVYALDTGVKKGHGNETSFFSERIKNIVSYIKGIKEKGGPITSKGGAIHQLLNWPYPPQDVLIENEMTTEEKKQMKALKIPRCLWGYLACFFNVDDCLYICPRAYDRPEYYVRIGNQTVKEAFLKLTALKKCYMCGQMGDLSYSFNLDTDNIKTWMKY; encoded by the coding sequence TTGTCAAAAATTAGGCTGGCTACCGGAATATATCCCAAGGTGATATTATATAAACTTTTTAAGAAATCCGTGCCGATATTGGTTACGTTTGGAATCACTAACAGGTGTAACTTAAGGTGCGAATATTGTTTTGTTAATTTAGACAACCGTAGCCAGAAAGATATGCCTACCGATAAACTTCTTAGTTATATTGATCAATTCATTGCACTGGGTACACAACAAATTGATTTACAAGGTGGTGAGCCGACTCTGCATCCAGATTTAGATGTTATTGTTTCTAGAATCGTAGGGAGGGGTTGCCAATGTTCAATGGCTACTAACGGATTCCAGGCTAAAAAGCATCTGGAGACTCTTAAGAAATGTTATTCGGTTTGTGTTAGCCTTGACGGTTTACCCGAGACTACTAACATGCATCGTGGTCAAGGCGCTTACGAAATTGCGAGAGAAGCTTTAGAAGTTATGTCAATCAGGAGGGTTAATGTTAGGCTCCACGGAGTTTTAACTTATCGGACAACCATTAAGGATATTAACCATTTGGTAGATTTGGCTAAAAAATATAGGACTAACGTAAATTTCGTTTATGCCTTAGATACGGGGGTTAAAAAAGGACACGGTAATGAGACATCTTTTTTTTCTGAACGAATAAAGAATATTGTCAGCTACATAAAGGGAATAAAAGAAAAAGGAGGGCCTATTACTTCCAAGGGGGGCGCTATTCATCAGCTCTTAAATTGGCCATATCCTCCCCAGGATGTTTTAATTGAAAATGAAATGACAACTGAAGAAAAAAAACAGATGAAAGCTTTAAAGATACCTCGCTGTCTCTGGGGATACCTGGCTTGTTTCTTCAATGTTGATGATTGTTTATATATCTGTCCCAGGGCTTATGATCGCCCGGAATATTATGTCAGGATAGGAAACCAAACTGTAAAGGAAGCTTTTTTAAAACTGACCGCGCTTAAAAAGTGTTATATGTGCGGGCAGATGGGAGATTTAAGCTACAGTTTTAACTTGGATACTGATAATATAAAGACCTGGATGAAGTATTAG
- a CDS encoding nucleotide sugar dehydrogenase — translation MKICVFGLWHLGSVTSACLVKLGHRVSGLDFNKEIINSLQKAKAPLFEPGLDKAILEGIRSGKLSFTCNAREVLKKAEVLWIAFDTPIDDKDVADISFLEDNIKKIMPYFKTGLRIVVSSQAPVGFVNRIEEIFTKRYPKKNCYFACSPENLKLGKAMDAFLNPDRIVIGVRNQESKDAFSFLFSSISTRLEWMKIESAEMVKHAINSFLAVSVSFANEIASICEQAGADAKEVERGLKTESGIGTKAYLCPVTAFS, via the coding sequence ATGAAAATTTGTGTGTTTGGCCTGTGGCATCTGGGTTCGGTGACCAGCGCTTGCCTGGTAAAATTAGGACATAGAGTCTCCGGGCTCGATTTTAATAAAGAGATAATCAACAGCCTGCAAAAGGCCAAGGCGCCTTTGTTTGAGCCGGGATTGGACAAAGCAATACTAGAAGGAATCCGGTCAGGAAAGTTATCATTTACGTGCAACGCCAGGGAAGTCTTGAAAAAAGCAGAGGTCCTCTGGATAGCTTTCGATACTCCGATAGACGATAAAGATGTGGCCGATATATCATTTCTTGAGGATAATATTAAAAAGATTATGCCTTATTTTAAAACTGGACTTAGGATAGTCGTTTCTTCCCAGGCGCCGGTAGGATTCGTTAACCGGATTGAAGAGATTTTTACAAAACGCTATCCCAAGAAAAACTGTTATTTTGCCTGTTCTCCGGAGAATCTAAAATTGGGGAAAGCCATGGATGCCTTTTTAAATCCGGATCGAATTGTAATCGGAGTCAGGAATCAAGAATCGAAGGATGCCTTCAGCTTTTTATTCTCCTCAATTTCTACGAGACTGGAGTGGATGAAGATTGAATCCGCTGAAATGGTCAAGCATGCCATAAATTCATTTTTGGCGGTTTCAGTTTCTTTCGCTAATGAGATTGCCTCTATTTGCGAACAGGCCGGCGCAGACGCAAAAGAGGTCGAGAGGGGCCTTAAGACCGAATCAGGCATCGGCACGAAAGCATACCTTTGTCCCGTTACGGCTTTTTCCTGA
- a CDS encoding UDP binding domain-containing protein: MSNKFKLPSYLIKAVNSSNSFHKKWTEKKCHQVLKNFRKKNVAILGLAYKPGIDTLRRSPALELAKSLHAKGATVKGFDPIIKSVPRDISKVIGLKKSVKEAVIDAEVVVIAADCPEFLHFDSEIMNLIKKKFIIDPNGFIANLSGFKKFNYICVGRNYKEGSRV, translated from the coding sequence TTGAGTAATAAATTTAAGTTACCTTCTTACCTTATCAAGGCTGTCAATAGCAGTAATTCTTTTCATAAAAAATGGACCGAGAAAAAATGCCATCAGGTTTTGAAAAACTTCAGAAAAAAGAATGTAGCTATCCTTGGGTTGGCTTATAAGCCCGGGATTGATACTTTACGTAGGTCTCCTGCTCTGGAGTTGGCTAAATCACTTCATGCCAAAGGGGCAACGGTGAAGGGATTTGATCCTATAATAAAAAGCGTTCCGCGAGATATCTCTAAGGTGATAGGGTTAAAGAAGAGCGTTAAAGAAGCCGTAATTGATGCCGAAGTAGTTGTAATTGCCGCTGATTGCCCGGAATTCCTGCATTTCGATTCAGAAATAATGAATTTAATAAAGAAGAAGTTTATTATCGATCCAAACGGTTTTATTGCGAACCTATCCGGATTTAAGAAGTTTAACTATATTTGTGTCGGAAGAAATTACAAGGAAGGGAGCAGAGTTTGA
- a CDS encoding SDR family NAD(P)-dependent oxidoreductase gives MKLKGRTAIITGASQGLGKAIAMEFVRQGADVFICAREKESLLMVKEKLKHVAVKGQKVFAVVADVSKEAQVKRLINAAIVEFNHVGILVNNAGIYGPLGPIEEVKPGDWVKAVEINLFGVFYCCKHIIGHMKKNNYGKIINLSGGGATSPLPFVSAYAASKAGVVRFTETLAVECTGFKIDVNSMAPGALNTRLLDEVLSAGPKVVGKDFYEKAQRQKISGGVPLEVGVKLAVFLASSESDGISGRLISAKWDPWESLPNRRKELTKSDIYTLRRIVPGDRGKEWKSL, from the coding sequence TTGAAGCTAAAAGGCCGCACCGCTATAATTACCGGAGCCAGCCAAGGATTGGGAAAAGCCATTGCCATGGAATTTGTCAGGCAGGGCGCGGACGTTTTTATTTGTGCTCGCGAAAAAGAAAGTTTATTAATGGTTAAGGAGAAGTTAAAACATGTTGCCGTCAAGGGCCAGAAGGTTTTTGCTGTGGTAGCAGATGTCTCCAAAGAAGCCCAGGTCAAGAGATTAATCAATGCAGCCATAGTTGAATTTAATCATGTAGGCATTCTTGTAAATAATGCCGGAATTTATGGTCCGCTGGGCCCGATTGAAGAAGTTAAGCCCGGAGATTGGGTTAAGGCTGTTGAAATTAATTTATTCGGGGTATTTTATTGCTGCAAACACATTATTGGCCATATGAAAAAAAATAATTACGGAAAGATAATAAATCTTTCCGGGGGAGGCGCAACATCCCCGCTTCCTTTTGTCAGTGCTTACGCGGCATCCAAAGCCGGGGTGGTCAGGTTTACTGAAACCTTGGCGGTTGAATGTACCGGTTTTAAGATCGATGTAAATTCTATGGCTCCCGGTGCGCTTAATACCAGATTACTTGACGAGGTATTATCTGCCGGCCCTAAGGTTGTGGGAAAGGATTTTTACGAAAAGGCCCAAAGACAGAAGATAAGCGGAGGAGTTCCTTTAGAAGTGGGGGTCAAGCTGGCTGTTTTTCTGGCTTCTTCTGAGAGCGATGGGATTAGCGGGCGTCTTATCAGCGCGAAATGGGACCCCTGGGAGTCTTTACCCAACCGGCGGAAGGAATTAACAAAAAGTGATATTTATA
- a CDS encoding NAD-dependent epimerase/dehydratase family protein, which produces MIKTIAVSGGTGFLGHRLVKDLLKKGYMVRCLTRYCSRVDFCKSDNLKIIEVEWNKNESLRRAVKGADAVIHCAAIHPARTLHNKEDILKFNIDGTKKLLECLDAPEKFIMVSSMRALINSESGGVFNEDSQYDFREHDTPYGYSKFFSEKVCFEFSRKNGLPLTVINPTPIIGPEDVGPSPNGEFILGFLKSPVSFTVKSNYSFVDVRDVSMAILKVLEVNKAAERYVLCSANWPLRTFIRKIQGIAHTRKPILEIPLPLAYMLGGFFECIQNIKPDLKLPVTRASVEFASLNPVFKGDKIKELGISYTDPDTTLKEAVEWLIANY; this is translated from the coding sequence ATGATAAAAACAATTGCTGTTAGTGGAGGTACGGGATTCCTGGGTCACCGATTGGTTAAAGACCTTCTCAAAAAAGGGTATATGGTAAGGTGTTTGACTCGCTATTGTAGCCGGGTTGATTTTTGCAAGAGTGATAATCTTAAAATTATTGAAGTTGAGTGGAATAAAAATGAATCCCTGCGTCGGGCAGTTAAAGGGGCTGATGCGGTAATTCATTGTGCAGCAATTCATCCGGCAAGGACATTACATAACAAAGAAGATATCCTTAAGTTTAACATTGATGGAACAAAGAAGCTTTTGGAGTGTTTAGATGCACCGGAAAAGTTCATTATGGTATCTTCAATGCGAGCGTTAATTAATAGTGAATCCGGTGGAGTCTTTAACGAAGATAGCCAATATGATTTTCGGGAGCATGACACGCCATATGGTTATAGCAAGTTTTTTTCAGAAAAGGTTTGTTTTGAGTTTAGCCGCAAAAATGGTTTGCCGCTTACCGTAATTAATCCTACTCCAATTATCGGCCCGGAAGATGTAGGCCCTTCGCCCAACGGGGAATTCATCTTAGGTTTTCTTAAATCGCCAGTGTCGTTTACGGTGAAGAGTAATTATAGTTTTGTGGATGTGCGCGATGTATCTATGGCCATATTGAAAGTATTAGAAGTTAATAAGGCTGCGGAAAGATATGTTCTTTGCTCAGCGAATTGGCCCTTGAGAACATTTATTAGAAAAATTCAAGGCATTGCCCATACGCGAAAACCTATTCTGGAAATACCTTTGCCATTGGCTTATATGTTAGGTGGATTTTTTGAATGTATACAAAATATTAAGCCGGATTTAAAATTACCCGTAACCAGGGCTTCAGTAGAATTTGCGTCTTTGAATCCGGTATTCAAAGGGGACAAGATTAAAGAATTAGGAATTTCCTATACCGATCCGGATACGACATTAAAGGAAGCTGTAGAATGGCTGATAGCTAACTATTAA
- a CDS encoding glycosyltransferase family 2 protein, whose protein sequence is MNSNYKLSIIAPVYNEENNIKPFMERILTVIHDLRCDYEIIFVSDPCTDNTEDIIMNLRRNYPAVKLLKMSRRFGQPACTIAGIHYATGDACVVIDVDLQDPPEVIGEMVKKWKEGYHVVYAQRVSRRGETLIKRVVSYLGYRLINKMADVKIPANTGDFRLMSKEVVGHLKELKEHDGFLRGLVAYIGFSQIGIPYHRDKRFAGKGNYNRLFGSIRIGLNGVFGFSKYPLHLISILGVIISLFSFLFGMTYLLLKLLNFDIKWGNPTLVILISFLSGLQLLSLGIMGEYFARIYDEMQKRPAYIIDKAVGFEGIK, encoded by the coding sequence ATGAATTCTAATTATAAGCTTTCTATAATAGCACCGGTTTATAATGAAGAGAATAATATAAAGCCATTTATGGAGAGGATATTAACGGTTATTCATGATCTCCGGTGTGATTATGAAATTATCTTTGTATCGGATCCGTGCACGGATAACACCGAAGACATTATCATGAATTTGCGTAGAAATTATCCCGCAGTCAAGCTTTTGAAGATGTCTCGCAGGTTCGGACAGCCGGCTTGCACTATAGCAGGCATACATTATGCCACCGGCGATGCTTGTGTAGTAATTGATGTTGATCTTCAAGACCCCCCGGAAGTCATCGGAGAGATGGTAAAAAAATGGAAGGAAGGCTACCACGTAGTTTATGCTCAAAGGGTAAGCCGCAGGGGAGAGACTCTCATAAAAAGGGTAGTTTCTTATCTAGGGTACCGTTTAATTAATAAGATGGCAGACGTCAAAATTCCCGCTAATACCGGGGATTTCCGCTTAATGAGCAAAGAAGTGGTCGGGCATTTGAAAGAACTGAAAGAGCATGATGGGTTCTTACGCGGATTAGTGGCGTACATAGGTTTTAGCCAAATCGGCATACCCTATCATCGTGATAAGCGGTTTGCAGGCAAGGGCAACTATAATAGGCTTTTTGGCTCCATACGTATAGGATTAAATGGCGTCTTCGGTTTCTCTAAATATCCTTTGCACTTGATATCTATCTTAGGTGTAATTATTTCTCTGTTTAGCTTCTTGTTTGGGATGACATATTTGTTACTAAAACTATTAAATTTTGATATTAAATGGGGTAATCCTACCCTGGTTATCTTGATTTCTTTTTTAAGCGGGCTCCAACTGTTGAGCCTAGGGATAATGGGTGAGTATTTTGCGCGTATATACGATGAGATGCAAAAGAGGCCGGCTTATATAATAGATAAAGCTGTTGGCTTCGAGGGTATTAAATAA
- a CDS encoding glycosyltransferase family 39 protein, with product MLKNISRYIHKNFTPLFVSIVCIYALYLRIMVLYHHTLWADELYELSYMKGTFLELLNALPKFGYCSYLFGDAYLFFPFFKIFSYNKWGLAIPCIIASIIGFYILYRICNRYFKSIWAYLITFSIVCFNATLITHATEIRAYAILPTLALAMLYLFQRINDLNFKLSIPKRIGAIIFSILVIWFHVYGIIMFSSCLLFTLLTKYDEKDFKTYLRSALAFAAIVLCFSMPLWIYSVFGPHYVVAQNNLDPFKYIPNPFLNAVGFLKGIICNLIGFKPLYFLLIGVFIPVVFSYAGRYKQLLFLFITVVIPIVCIFLFDLAGKYWFLQRQFAWTMPLFAFFLGWAWDGFFSYIAKRK from the coding sequence ATGTTGAAAAATATTAGTAGATATATTCATAAAAATTTTACTCCTCTTTTTGTAAGTATTGTTTGTATATATGCGCTATACCTGAGAATTATGGTTTTATATCACCATACGTTATGGGCTGATGAATTGTATGAGTTAAGTTATATGAAAGGGACATTTTTAGAACTTTTAAATGCGTTACCAAAATTCGGCTATTGTTCATATTTATTTGGTGATGCCTATCTCTTTTTTCCGTTTTTCAAAATTTTTTCGTATAATAAATGGGGTCTAGCAATACCTTGCATAATTGCCAGCATTATAGGTTTTTATATATTATATCGTATCTGTAATCGGTATTTTAAGTCAATTTGGGCATATCTTATTACTTTTAGTATTGTTTGTTTTAATGCAACCTTAATTACACATGCCACTGAAATAAGGGCCTACGCTATATTGCCTACGCTTGCCTTGGCTATGTTATATTTGTTCCAAAGGATAAACGATCTAAATTTTAAACTAAGCATACCAAAAAGAATCGGAGCGATTATATTTTCTATCCTGGTGATCTGGTTCCATGTTTATGGGATCATAATGTTCTCCAGCTGCCTTTTGTTCACTCTTTTAACTAAATATGATGAGAAGGATTTTAAAACTTATTTAAGAAGTGCTCTTGCTTTTGCGGCTATCGTTTTATGTTTTTCTATGCCTCTTTGGATATATTCCGTATTTGGGCCGCATTATGTGGTTGCCCAGAATAATCTGGATCCTTTTAAATATATTCCCAACCCTTTCCTTAATGCCGTGGGTTTTTTAAAAGGCATAATTTGTAACCTTATCGGTTTTAAGCCATTATATTTTTTACTTATAGGCGTATTTATACCGGTCGTTTTCTCTTATGCAGGCAGATACAAACAATTATTGTTCCTTTTTATTACTGTTGTCATCCCCATTGTTTGCATTTTTCTTTTTGATTTGGCCGGGAAATATTGGTTTTTGCAGAGGCAATTTGCCTGGACGATGCCGTTATTTGCATTTTTTTTAGGGTGGGCCTGGGATGGATTCTTTTCTTATATTGCTAAGCGTAAATAA